The Candidatus Cloacimonadota bacterium genome has a window encoding:
- the zapA gene encoding cell division protein ZapA, which translates to MKSVDIEIFGRKFHLRTDKPKELQDFAKAIDEELRQLSELYENLDFPKLLLLLLLKKHSELKSLQNNSASSEKELERLNQMVGTLVEDL; encoded by the coding sequence ATGAAATCTGTGGATATCGAGATCTTCGGGCGCAAATTCCACTTGCGCACTGACAAGCCCAAAGAGCTTCAGGATTTTGCCAAAGCGATTGATGAAGAATTGCGGCAACTGAGCGAGCTTTACGAAAACCTCGATTTTCCCAAACTTTTACTGTTGCTTCTGCTGAAAAAACACAGCGAACTAAAGTCCTTGCAAAACAATTCCGCCAGTTCTGAGAAAGAGCTTGAACGCCTCAATCAGATGGTGGGAACCCTTGTGGAGGACCTTTGA
- the rny gene encoding ribonuclease Y — MDKWILAAAGLVLGFLLALVIYLIKRNSSFRLISQAKEVAQELREAAKTEIETAKKAALLEARDEWFGQKKVMEDEIKERQKELRFQEKKYNERIGSLDKRLDAMDKKEAKISDQERKLKHKEDEIGKKNQEVEKLIGLQHDKLSEISGLSREEALKVLREELIAQARQVAATDAKLTIEQIKLDTSKKAAEILSTAIQRLAVDHVSETTVSVVSLPSDEMKGRIIGREGRNIRTFEKATGVDLIIDDTPEAVVLSCFDPVRREIARLSLEKLISDGRIHPGRIEDVINKTTKEMDNNLVKLGEKAVLETNIHNISGNLIKILGRLHYRTSYGQNVLNHSLEAAWICGILAAELGLDQDVARRAGLLHDIGKAMDHEFDGTHAIIGANVARKNGESKIIVNAIEAHHEEVEATSVYAALVQASDAISGARPGARREMLETYMQRLAKLEEIANSVDGVNKSYAIQAGRELRIIVEPSIVEDAQTALLATEIAAQIEKEVQYPGQIKVTVIRETRQIAMAK, encoded by the coding sequence ATGGATAAATGGATATTGGCGGCGGCTGGGCTGGTGCTGGGATTCCTGCTGGCTTTGGTGATCTACCTGATCAAGCGCAACAGCTCTTTCAGGCTCATCTCTCAAGCCAAGGAAGTGGCCCAGGAACTTCGGGAAGCTGCCAAAACAGAAATAGAAACCGCAAAAAAAGCCGCGCTTTTGGAAGCCAGAGACGAATGGTTCGGGCAGAAAAAGGTGATGGAAGACGAAATCAAGGAACGGCAAAAAGAACTGCGCTTCCAGGAAAAGAAATATAACGAACGAATTGGCAGCCTGGACAAACGTCTAGACGCCATGGATAAAAAAGAAGCCAAAATCTCCGACCAGGAAAGAAAGCTGAAACACAAGGAAGACGAGATTGGCAAGAAAAACCAGGAAGTGGAAAAGCTCATCGGTCTTCAACACGACAAACTTTCCGAGATTTCCGGGCTCAGCCGCGAAGAAGCTTTGAAGGTTTTGCGTGAAGAGCTGATCGCTCAAGCCAGACAGGTGGCGGCAACCGATGCCAAACTCACCATCGAACAAATCAAATTGGACACCTCCAAAAAAGCGGCGGAGATTCTTTCCACCGCCATCCAGCGCCTCGCGGTTGACCACGTTTCCGAGACCACCGTCTCCGTGGTCTCCCTCCCCTCCGATGAGATGAAGGGACGCATCATTGGCCGCGAAGGACGCAACATCCGCACCTTTGAAAAAGCCACGGGGGTTGATCTCATCATCGACGATACCCCAGAAGCGGTGGTTCTCTCCTGTTTCGATCCCGTGAGACGTGAAATCGCCAGACTTTCCCTCGAAAAACTTATATCCGATGGACGCATCCACCCCGGACGCATCGAAGACGTGATCAACAAAACCACCAAGGAAATGGATAACAACCTGGTGAAACTGGGTGAAAAAGCGGTTTTGGAAACGAATATCCACAATATCTCCGGAAACCTGATAAAAATCCTGGGACGCCTGCATTATCGCACTTCCTATGGTCAAAACGTGCTCAATCATTCTCTGGAAGCGGCTTGGATTTGCGGAATACTGGCCGCCGAACTTGGCTTGGACCAGGACGTGGCTCGCCGCGCGGGGCTTCTTCACGACATTGGAAAAGCCATGGATCATGAATTTGACGGCACCCACGCCATCATTGGAGCAAACGTGGCGCGCAAAAACGGCGAAAGCAAAATCATCGTGAACGCCATCGAAGCCCACCATGAAGAAGTGGAAGCCACATCCGTGTATGCCGCGTTGGTTCAGGCTTCAGACGCCATTTCCGGAGCCCGACCTGGTGCCCGGAGAGAAATGTTGGAAACCTACATGCAGCGCCTCGCAAAGCTGGAGGAAATAGCAAACTCCGTGGACGGCGTGAACAAATCCTATGCCATCCAAGCGGGACGCGAACTGCGCATCATCGTTGAACCCAGCATTGTGGAAGACGCTCAAACCGCGCTTTTAGCCACCGAAATAGCCGCCCAAATCGAGAAAGAAGTGCAATATCCCGGACAAATCAAGGTCACCGTGATCCGTGAAACCCGGCAGATTGCAATGGCCAAATGA